The nucleotide sequence GGTCTAAGCAGGTTAGAGGGGAGATTTAGACGGTTAAGCAAGTTCGAGGTTGTGGTTTGGACCACCTGCACTTTAGGCCATTAGCGGAGAAACTGGTGCAAGCTACGAGAATCATCTTCTTCTCATCATAGCAGTACTTCTCATTGTTGTTGAAAAACATCTCTCGAATGATAGATGGACAGAATACCTTTTGCTGGCAAGTACACGAACCCTTCTGGAACATCTCTGGGTCGTTGTTGTAGTTTATCCGAAACCGCTGAAAGAGCAAATCGTTCTTGTCCGTTGATAATGTTCCCTTCAGAGAAAACACTACAGTTACTGAATGTAGATAACAGAAGAATTGAATGGGATATTAGATCATGTCGATGTTGACTTTAGACCTTCAGTATCTcatgaacttcatcttcaccttCACCTTTTCCGGACTTCACTAGTATCCAAAAGCATGTGTTGTACTGGTTTCTGTTGTGGCCTGTGAATAAGTATTCGTCACGGCATACTGCTAAACAAGCAATAAACTTAAAGCATGCGTACTGCTGAAGTTGAACAACTAAATTCAGATATTACATGCCGGTTGACAAGTTCCTAAATACTTTCGATTAGTTCAAGATCTGCTCTTTTAGGAGGAATAACTCACATTCTGCTTGTCTCCATGACAAATAATCACAAAGAATCTTTGGCTTTGGGTAACATAGAACCTCTGCCTCAAACTGTGGTGGCTGCACCAGTTCTTTATTTACTTTCCAGTTCAGCATGTAAAAATAAGTGAAACATGAACATGAAGAAAGGTTTAATCTGCATAAGAAGTTGCATATCTTATCAAAGGCTAGACCAGTTGAAAACACATACCGTAAAAATTCATAAAACTAAATAAGTACCTCTCATCTCTTTGATATAATTCGGTGTTCTCTTGGAACAAAAAGCTGCAACAATAACAAAAAATAAACACATACTGTTTGAACTTAGAAGGGCCCTGTAACAACATATTTTGCTGATAAATGAAGCGACATTTCGATTTGACAATTAGCTTATTAATACTTGCCGAAGTACCAATTTACTCATTTTTCGTTGTTCAGAATACAGAATCAGTCAGTTTGTTGCTTACTTTGCCACTGAATTTACCTTTTCCCATAGCCATCTGGGATAATGATGTGGAAGCTTTCAGGGAGATTTGATCATATGCCCTTATTTTATTTTTGCAGGGGGTCATATGCCCTATTTTAGTTCGCCATAGATCATACGCCCTTGTTTTCTTTGCCATCTTGGTCATCTGCCATGTCTAATTACTTGAATAATTTCAAAATTCTGAGCCTAGTAATGCCACGTGAAATGAAGGTCACACCCCTTGGTAAACTTGCAATTTCTCTAAACACTACATATCTCAACAGAACCAACCAGTCCGACATGTCTGTCCCATTCAACAAAGTGACCACGATCCATTGCGCAGATATTCTACTTCACTAGCTTCAGTAGCAACACTAGAAGAAGAATGACGAAAACAAAGTACACTAAAACCTGAAGCTTTGCATTTTGGGCGGCCAACTTCTCGATACGTCGATCCAGTGCTGCAGTCTCAACCCTAATAGCATCAATTTGAGCTCTTGTAGCATCAATTTGAGCTCTTGTAGCATCATTTTCAGCCCTCGTAGCATCAATACGTCGCTGCATTTCTCGTGACACGCGGCGAGCAGACGCATTGCCCATGATGAGCACATTTATCATCCAAATTTCCTCGACCATGTCCAAGTACTTGTCCAGCCACATGAAGAAACGCCAGTATTTCACCTGTCAAAACATACTGAAGTCAGTAAGTTGCTTGAACCAGACATCAGTCATATGATATACGACTTGGCTCTGAACATTAAAGAACAGAGAAGCAACCTTCATATCCTTGCCATTCCTTGGGCATTCCACTGAATATTTGCCCGGATTCAGACATGTCGCTGACTGCTTCACGATTCTCTTCCACATTCTGGACATCCAGTCAGAGGGAGTCCCTTTGTGGGCGTCGGCTGGGAACAGATACGAGTGCAAAGCTAGGGTTAGCGGAGCGAGCCAAGGCTGGAGCGAAATTGAAAGGACAGATGCAATCGGTAGGTAGAATCGGTTACCTAGTCGCCGGAGGTGCGGCACACGTGCTTGCCAGATTCGCCGCCGGGCCCGTGGTGCTGGGGCAATAGCGGCGCCTGTAGTGCCCGAGTAGCCGAGCCTCCTGCGGTTGCTTCCTGGTGGCTGGGGACTCCGCGCCTCCGGAGCCGCTGGAGTCGCCGTgcaacgccgccgcccgccggagtggCTGCACATCGGTGCTCACGAACAGAGGACGAGACGggggattttttttttttttgagggagctGGTTCGGTCGGTCGGTGGATCCGTTTGGGTCGGGCTCCGTATGAAAACAAGACCGACTCTACGTAGCTAAATGCCCATGAGATAAAATATATATGATAAGTATTTTTtatcctatgagcaccttcaagatgGGTCGGCACAACATCTtaatattttattttaattttttcggAAAAACTTTAAATCTATTCATCAACTATCAAGGTAGTATATAAAGCAGATCAGAAATATAAAAAAATGCATTAATGTCcgcagaccacctagcgacgactacaaacactgaaaCGAGCCGAAGGCGCGTCGCCGCCATTGCCCTTCCACACCGGAGTTGGTCAAACCTTGTTGTAGCAAACAGTCGAAAAGTCGTCGTGTTAATGACCTACAGGATTAGCGTACCAGAACAACAACCCGCCACcaatgaagagaagcgtagatctaAAGGACCAAATCCCGTGAGATTTGTCGGAGACAAACCTCCATCTATCCTCCGACAATGCAAAAAGCACCGCCGAGACGGGGGCTTGACGGGGAAAACCTTATTCCATCTTTAAGAAGACCGTTCAACCTGTTGTCAAAACTAAACTTGGCAACCTCATGAGCCACCATGTTAGCGTGCCGATTGATCTTGATGATCTTGAAATTATTCATAAGCTTCATAATGCTTCATGCTTCCTTCTTAAGATCAACAAAAGTGGACCTTTCAAGAAAATCATTTGCAAGAAAGGAGACCACAAAAGAGCTATCAAATTCTACAATAACGGGTTCGTTGAGACTGATACCAACATAAAGCCCAGCAAGGCACGCACGAATCATTGCTTCATCAACACATGTGCACGACAATAAAATCCCAAGAAGAAAGGATGATTTGACCCGTATGATCTCTGGCAACAACCCCCACGCTGGCAGCTTTCATGCTCTCCACAAAGCTGGCATCAAACCCATTAACCATTGCGCAAAGGGCGCACCCTCGCAACGTCCGCATTGGCAGGAAGCACTGTTTCATCGGGCGAATTGTTATGGGAGCCAGTCGGGAGAGAGATCTGTGCCTGGCCAATCGGCTTCATCAGACCAGTTCCTGGTGTAGTGCGTCGTCGGCTGAAAGGCACCGGTTGGTTGTGCGCATGGGGCGTTGGAGGCATCGTGCGCACCCGAGTTGAGTGCACGAAGGTGGGATCATGTACCTCTGCCTCGTGGCATTGTTTTTGTCTACTTTGGGCGTCGTCGTCTCTTTCTCCTTCACACACACGTCTCCTCCTCTCTTCCTTTCCCACTCGTGCACGCCACTTCCTCTCATTCCTTCTCCCCTTTGTCTCAGCGCTCCTCAATCTCCCACCGCGACCGCTCGAGAACGACGGCGATGAGGAGGCCCGACCCTTGGCGCGGACCCGCGCCCCTGAGCAGTGGTGACGTCAGATCTctctgcactagtagaaaacggagctttaataccggttcataagggcctttaataccggttctgcaaccggcactaaagagtggagactaaagccccccctccccccctttagtaccggttcggcacaaaCCGCCACTAAAGACCCACCACGTGGCGCgagctcgcgccgtggtatggacctttaataccggttggtgttaccaaccggtactaaaggtattattatttttgattttgaaaaaaaaattgatttttttattttcaattttttgaattatttgatgatttagtctctaattgcccctcttaactactcaagtgtggatcattcattccaaatcgtctaacttctcgcccggtcacccatcctctcactcccccagtctgagcacgcttaacttcggagttctattctccctactttccaagtctgcacttgttgttttcctgacaaatgtaagctgtaaatcctattaaccctcagcagtttagtttgagcattaggtcacacatttcaccgtttgagttttaaactattatttaaaaaaacagtaattatttagtaacactaatatttctgaaataagtttgaccacagtttgaccatagtttgaccagatttgaccaaaattcaaaaaattgaaataattatttagtaatactaatattcttgaataagtatgtagtaacattaatacttcttgaataagtagtttgaccatagtttgaccagatttaaccaaaattaaaaaaaacttaaatctgagcatatctttttctccttttggtatttgaggattctaaaaaattgcaaatagGCCGTAagctgtcaaaatcggatgcggattttcgtgctgatttttttttatattatacgtttttttccgacattgtatgcaaaagttatagccgttttacatttcccctacactttttgcaaaacatgtccaaatttaagttttttaattttcctaactagtagatgtagtaatataactacatctcgaagaattttattttttgaattctttatcattttcttttgtatttttcaaaacCGAAATGGCGATATACAGGGGGGTAGAGATTTAAAAttgctctttagtaccggtttgtgccacgaaccggtattatAGGTCaaaaccctttagtaccggttcgtggcacgaaccggtactaaaggttagccctttagtaccggtttgtgccacgaaccggtactaaaggtgatcgcggGGCCCCGGCctaacgccagcctgccaccacccctttagtaccggttcatggcacgaaccggtactaaaggttcaaaacgaaccggcattaatgcatagccgttcgaaccgtcactaatggtaccattagtaccagaccaaaatcgaaccggcactaatgtgtctcacattaggtcctttttctactagtgctgtcTCGCGAGGCCGGCCATCCCGTCTGTGTTGCGACGCCGCCGGTATGAAGGCCGGGCTCCGGCAGCCAACGCGGTGTCATGTGCGCCCGCGGGGGCTCTGGGGACCGCGTGCGGGGGACTGCGCAACGTCCAGTCGTGGGTTCTGCTAATGCCAAGCCGTAGATCTGAGCTGCTGTCTCCACTTCCTCCTTCCTGACTTCAAAGTATGATCAGCTAGATCATTTCTTCTCATCAGACGCACCACCAGTTTGTCTTGGTTGCTAAAATCAATCAATGCCTCCAAGGTATGGAGGGGACGGGGCCTTCCCAATTATGGGTATTCAGATCTGCCCTACTCATGGCAGCATAATGTATTTTGTCATAGGTTACCAATTATTGTTGTGAGATGAGCCAACTTGTAGATTTTTCAAAAGGGATCCTGAATTCTCTGACTACAAGTTCAGAAAGACAACAAGATAACACATGGACAACTTGATTCAGTGGTTTGTAAGTTGCTGCATGATGCTAACTTGGGAAATCTCTCTATTGGCTATGAAAGCATGCATTTGCATATTGCAGCTGGGTGATTGTTGAAACAATATCCTTTTTTCTTTTGATGATTTTTATTCTTAACTGCTTTGGCAGGGATCCTCCATATCAAGGGAAGAGCGGGGTAGTGTGGGCGAGGGAAGTCCTTGTGTACCAGGTGGAGCTCCTCGTTcctctcattctcccccttttgATTATGCCTGCCTCACTTCCATGTCTCTTCGGCCCTTTTATTTCTCTTAACATTTTTCTAAATGTCATAATTGTCACAATTGTGCAGGTTTCTGAAAGAAACACGAAAGGAAACAAGATCGAATATGGTGAATCCTAATGCTTTACGTGCACAACGCGAATCCTTGGCGTTGCTTATTCATGTGGATGCGTGCCCCTTGCATGTACATGTTTCTTTCCTCTCTCTCCCTGCACACACGCTGCACATACGGAACATGCATGCCGACTTTATCTTCCCTCTCCCTTCTAATTAAATCACCTTTTGTTTTGCTTTGACAATTTAGATGGTTCATATCTTTCAAACCAAAATTGTGTTTTTaaaactttttatatatttgaactcgTGGTGCCAGGCCCTTTAGAACAAGATCAGGTACGGGAGCTCTCAAAGCGAACGCTACGCTCTCGAGACGTAGGGAACTCTCATGTGAAGAAGGTAAGTGCAAGATGGGCCAGCCCAGGCGCCCGGGAGCTACAACCTTGTTTTTCCTttcatgatttttttctttttagctttttttacttttatttatactTCCAAATATGATAATAAATAGATTACAAAAAATTACGTAAAATATTTGGAAAAAATGTTAACCAAAGCGTTCAATTTTTTTAAATGGTTTTTTTgcgggattttttttaaaaatgttaaccaagcatttgaaaaaaaatgttaaatatgttaACCAAgcgtttgaaaaaaatgttaaatatgttaACCAAGCTTTTCCAAAAAATTGTGTCTCATGTATTAAAAATATATACAATGTGTGtgataaatgttgatcatgtatttaaaaatggtaatccagcatttgaaaaatattgagcatgtattcaaaaaatattaatcttctatttcaaaaaatttaatcaagcatttgaaaaatgctaaatgtgtatagaaaaaaatgttaaccatgttttagaaaatgttaatcttgtacttgaaaaatgttagtcaagcatttgaaaaaatgttaaacttcTATTTGAAAGATTTTAAACATGTATTACAAAAATGTATTAAATAAATACCCAAAATGTATCATGTGTACGAAAATATAGatataaaaatataaattttcAAAGAATGTTTATCATGTAGTTCAACATgctaaacatgtatataaaaatatttcTGATGTATACAAGAATATTGAATGTGTACTAACCGATGTTTTCGAGTCGACGTGTCGACGGgtcgctcggggggggggggggggggggggggcgactctAGACTAGTCGTGACTAGTCTAGACTCACCGTCGACGAGTCGACGTGACTTAAGCAGTAGGTAGTAGGTACATTAAGTAAATGCAACCAGATTCAAATGCAAGGAAATAAGTTCAACACTTCAAGTCTTCAACACCAAAACATGAATGACAGATTCAAATGCAAGGAAATAAGTTCAACACTTCAAGTCTTCAATCAATCAAGCCTCAAGCTCCATGTCTTCAAGCTGAAAATCGGTGTCTTCATCATCTGGTGATTCAACATCGTCTTCATCGCTGCTCTCCATGTCTTTGTCATATTCTGCTGCTTCTAATTCAGCCCTCAACTCTTCATCATGCACAACCAACCTTGTTCTTGTGTTGTTCCGAGTGTAGGTGATGTAAGGGCGTATGGGTCGTGCAATAGACTCGCTAGGATCACCACGAGCTCTCCTAGGATAGTTGCGGCCTGCTAGAGAAGTTGACGCACCCATGGCTTCATCAACCTGAGACAAAAGTAGTGGTGTTTCACCGTCCATGACTTGAGCCTGATCTTCATGTACTATTTCAGCATTGATATCAACCCGTTCATTATCCCATTCGAATTCTTCTAGGACAAGTGGACTAGATTTCTTTGCTTTAGAGCCTTGCTCACGCAGATTCTGAAACCTAGCTTCCATTTTTCGGTTGTACGAGACATATGATAGCTTGTTCAATCTCTTGTACTCTAGACGGTTTCTCCCTTTGGTGTGGATCTGCAAGCACACAAACATGTGAGAAGCTGCTGGAATTAGCCTATCAAACCAGCCAACTAATGGCTACTTACATGAGCAAATACACTCCAATTGCGCTCGCAGCCGGATGCTGAACAACATAGACTAATGATTCGCTTTGCAAGAGTTTGGAGGTCAAAAGCAAGGCCACCATAAGCATTCCACCAAAGAACTACAAAACCAAGAAGTCCCACATTAAAGATAAGGCCACAAAAACTAGCAATTAGTGGAGTAATTGAGCTGAACAAGAAGACACAAGCTGCCATAAAATTTATGCTTACGAGGGTTTTTTTGTCACATACTTTAATTAACAATGGCTTCGAGAAACATTCACTCCCCAGCTCATAGTCGTCAGCTTCCCTACTTATAGTTCTTTGCTGCTCATCATCGGGCACCATCTTCCATAGCACATCATTGAACATTGAACGGAGACGGGAAGCTTGTCTTTTGTTGGACTCCTTAATGGCAAAGAATTTATTTGGGTTCAAGAACAAAGAAGCCCCATGTAGCTTTTGTTCCATCTGATTATCCCACCTCTTATCAACAATAGCTACCACTTGACCTAGGAGGTTTGGCTTATGTGTCAAAGCTTCCTTTATGTGTGTCTTTGCAAAATCCATGGTTGCCCACATTTCTGCCATAGCCGGGGTCTCATCACCATCAGCGATCCTCAAAGCTCTAAGAAGTGGTTGTGAAGCTCTCATGCAATGCTCCACTGATTGCCAAAATGACACGGAGATCACAGTTGCTTCAGCCgccttcctgttggggaacgttgcagaaaataaaaaatttctacgcttcaccaagatcaatctatggagtcatctagcaacgagagagatgagtgcatctacgtacccttgtagatcacgcgcggaagcgttcaagagaacgggtttgagggagttgtactcgtcgtgatccaaatcaccgaagatcctagtgccgaacggacgacaccttcgcgttcaacacacgtacggttggggaagacgtctcctccttcttgatccagcaaggggaagggagaggttgatggagatccagcagcacgacggcgtggtggtggaagtagcggcgatctcggcagggcttcgccaagctcagcgataGGGAGAGGTGTTATGAGGGGAGAGGGAcgcgccaggagcaggggtgcgcagccctccctcccccctctttatataggggccctgggggcgccgaccccctagagatcccatctcaagggggggcgacGGTCAAGGGGggaacttggcccccaagccaagtggggcgcccccccacccctagggtttccaaccctaggcgcaggggaggcccaaggggggcgcaccagcccaccaggggctgattcccctcccacttcagcccatggggccctacgggataggtggccccacccggtggacccccgggacccttccggtggtcccggtacaatactggtgaccccgaaactttcctggtagccgaaactggacttcctatatacaattcttcacctccggaccattctgggactcctcgtgacgtccgggatatcatctgggactccgaacaactttcgggttactgcatactaatatctctacaaccctagcgtcaccgaacctaaagtgtgtagaccctacgggttcgggagacacgcagacatgatcgagacgactcTTTGGtccataaccaacagcgggatcttgatacccatgttggctcccacatgctcctcgatgatctcattggatgaaccacgatgtcgaggattcaagtaatcatgtatacaattccctttgtcaatcggtacgttacttgcccgagattcgatcgttggtatcctaatacctcgttcaatcttgttaccagcaagtcactttactcgtaccgaaTGCATGATCTTGTGACCAACCACTTAGTcgctttgagctcattatgatgatgcattaccgagtgggcccagagatacctctccgtcatacggagtgacaaatcccaatctcgatccgtgtcaacccaacagatactttcggggatacttgtagtatacctttatagtcacccagttatgttgtgacgtttggtacacccaaagcactcctacggcatctgggagttacatgatctcatggtataaggaaatgatacttgacatgggaaaagctctagcaaacgaactacacgatcttgtgctatgcttaggattgggtcttgtccatcacatcattctcctaatgatgtgatcccgttatcaatgacatccaatgtccatagtcaggaaaccatgactatttgttgatcaacgagctagtcaactagaggctcactagggacatgttatggtctatgtattcacacatgtattatgatttccagataacacaattatagcatgaataatagacaattatcatgaacgaggaaatataataataatcattttattattgcctctagggcatatttccaacagtctcccacttgcactagagtcaataatctagttacattgtgatgaatcgaacacccatagagttctgttgttgatcatgttttgctcgtggaagaggtttagtcaacggatctgcgacattcagatccgtatgcactttgcaaatatctatgtccccatcttgaacattttcacgagtggagttgaagcgacgcttgatgtgactggtcttcttgtgaaacctgggctcct is from Triticum aestivum cultivar Chinese Spring chromosome 1B, IWGSC CS RefSeq v2.1, whole genome shotgun sequence and encodes:
- the LOC123106368 gene encoding tRNA(His) guanylyltransferase isoform X2, which produces MLLQGPSKFKQYVFIFCYCCSFLFQENTELYQRDERLNLSSCSCFTYFYMLNWKVNKELVQPPQFEAEVLCYPKPKILCDYLSWRQAECHNRNQYNTCFWILVKSGKGEGEDEVHEILKGTLSTDKNDLLFQRFRINYNNDPEMFQKGSCTCQQKGSSRFVRCISHLTHLPRLKCLQLCMSVLLPPQDK
- the LOC123106368 gene encoding tRNA(His) guanylyltransferase isoform X3 → MLLQGPSKFKQYVFIFCYCCSFLFQENTELYQRDERLNLSSCSCFTYFYMLNWKVNKELVQPPQFEAEVLCYPKPKILCDYLSWRQAECHNRNQYNTCFWILVKSGKGEGEDEVHEILKGTLSTDKNDLLFQRFRINYNNDPEMFQKGSCTCQQKGSSRFVRCISHLTHLPRLKCLQDK
- the LOC123106368 gene encoding uncharacterized protein isoform X1; amino-acid sequence: MCSHSGGRRRCTATPAAPEARSPQPPGSNRRRLGYSGTTGAAIAPAPRARRRIWQARVPHLRRLADAHKGTPSDWMSRMWKRIVKQSATCLNPGKYSVECPRNGKDMKVKYWRFFMWLDKYLDMVEEIWMINVLIMGNASARRVSREMQRRIDATRAENDATRAQIDATRAQIDAIRVETAALDRRIEKLAAQNAKLQVLVYFVFVILLLVLLLKLVK